The following are encoded in a window of Cryptococcus neoformans var. neoformans B-3501A chromosome 13, whole genome shotgun sequence genomic DNA:
- a CDS encoding hypothetical protein (HMMPfam hit to rve, Integrase core domain, score: 143.3, E(): 5.3e-40), with protein MSKVVQGKTRVSNGSSRTFRKVTYEILIFEGKKIKIEDRAPLYILLQKSIYILRGPTGGPTGGPTGPSYLNWILPSCYACDISNNTDNNTSYQGVILTGPQNYAEWELSIKTSLILKDLEIGTPVSLDSMSSKEDNEKYKRSRQAFVLLIKSLSPEVQASLPANIRPVETADSSALWEELKSQYSAAVGARQAHLLQQMWISPVIEGEDPNKRMAEIRSAHAQINSSGENLSDRMLAYVMTLALPESFTTVKQTLWLREPLTSSAVQAAVQAEWTRRSSEEVAMANRVQESHTQGNKSNRRAKPREWTEKWCSIHKLGHLGIEKVVRLAKEGRLGQNNQLKNANAGDTKDFYCEACIKGKTGRLPSPPEPNIRASRPLELLHIDIWGPAPVASKGGMRYFLTVYDDYSHRISLTLMRMKSETLQSFKNFVNHAETQTGHKVQSIRSDRGGEFTSAAFQRYIREKGIEHVMVPPDAHAQNGRVERAHLTILNGVRTLLVETGLPASFWGEAAKYIAFSRNCSFDSNNGIPFERWYGKKLLFTQLHAFGEKIFFRDYTNTNKLKPRYRQGRFMGYASDSSTSSYRILDDEDKKIKVSRDTILPKKLDIPHSKMPARGSILRLEEWDDNKNRDTSTHAQDPLAEIPDRIIPAPMEVNPQDEVRPRAVPAEHQSPMELLRRLARYDTGIQQQPEASPSSNASEETNSDVSSIDPLALTDNPETWGTIATALNAMAINTPNTYREAIQSGEGEQWHQAMMEELEKMEKYNARWVYTRKIDGTTGKPAAYKARWVAKGFSQKAGIDYNEVFSAVAHKDSIRVFLSLVNHLDMECDQVDIKAAFLNGDLEETIYLEAPEGSDIPANKILLLNKSLYGLRQSPRCFNKALDQWLKSQGLKPTRADPCFYVRRCEGELLMLSVHVDDQLIACNSRKTLDEFKQALNSKFECSDSGPAGYFLGINIYRDRPQKKLYLSQEHYMESLLDRFDMSNCNPAKTPLPSGFKPIPATDQEHELAQHRPYPKLVGSILYAATVTRPDLAHAASVLSRFISKWNESHWLAAKHCLRYIRGTSDLSLTFDAHSSKRVALGYVDADWGGDLDTRRSTTGYVFKIYGGVVGWKSKRQPTVALSTTEAEYMASADAAKQAIWLRLLLDDIGLGLGDQPLQLLNDNAGAIALSKNPVNHEKSKHIDMRHHFIREKVEDKAISLAHVPSVENIADLLTKSLPAEAFVKLCHLLGMQRLDQGGVSE; from the exons atgtcaaaggtggtgcaaggtaagacgagagtgagcaatgggagctcgaggacctttcgcaaagtaacttatgaaatattgatcttcgaggggaagaagatcaagatcgaggacagagctcccctttatatacttctacagaaatctatttatatccttcgaggtccaactggaggtccaactggaggtcccactggaccttcttatctgaattggatcttgccttcctgTTAC gctTGTGACATATCCAACAATACAGACAACAACACATCCTACCAGGGGGTCATCTTAACTGGCCCCCAGAACTATGCTGAATGGGAGCTATCTATCAAAacatctctcatcctcaaggaCCTGGAGATTGGTACTCCagtcagccttgacagcatgTCCTCCAAAGAGGACAATGAGAAGTACAAGAGGTCCAGGCAAGCTTTTGTCCTTCTTATCAAATCACTCTCACCAGAAGTCCAGGCATCCCTCCCTGCCAACATACGACCTGTAGAGACAGCAGACAGCTCAGCACTCTGGGAGGAGCTCAAATCCCAATACTCAGCAGCAGTGGGCGCAAGGCAGGCTCACCTTTTGCAACAAATGTGGATATCCCCTGTcattgaaggagaagacccAAACAAACGCATGGCAGAAATCAGATCAGCCCATGCTCAGATCAACAGCAGTGGTGAGAACCTCTCGGACCGAATGCTTGCCTATGTCATGACCCTAGCTCTTCCAGAATCATTCACCACTGTCAAGCAAACTCTCTGGCTCAGGGAACCGCTTACCTCTTCGGCTGTGCAGGCAGCAGTCCAAGCTGAgtggacaaggaggtccAGTGAGGAGGTAGCAATGGCTAACAGGGTGCAGGAGAGTCACACCCAAGGCAACAAAAGCAATAGAAGGGCCAAGCCGAGGGAATGGACTGAGAAATGGTGCAGTATCCATAAA CTAGGGCATTTGGGGATTGAGAAAGTGGTTAGGCttgcaaaagaagggagactTGGTCAGAATAATCAATTGAAGAATGCAAATGCTGGTGATACCAAAGATTTCTATTGTGAAGCGTGTATTAAGGGGAAAACTGGGCGacttccttcaccacctgAACCCAACATCAGAGCTTCCAGGCCACTTGAACTATTGCATATCGACATCTGGGGACCAGCACCAGTCGCTTCCAAGGGAGGTATGCGATACTTCCTGACTGTCTATGATGATTACAGCCACCGGATTTCCCTcaccttgatgagaatgaagtcTGAGACACTGCAGAGTTTCAAAAACTTTGTCAATCATGCTGAAACTCAGACTGGTCATAAGGTTCAATCTATTCGGTCTGATAGGGGCGGAGAATTTACATCAGCAGCATTCCAGAGGTATATCAGGGAGAAAGGGATTGAGCATGTCATGGTGCCACCTGATGCTCATGCACAGAATGGGAGAGTGGAGAGGGCGCATCTTACTATCCTCAATGGTGTGAGAACTTTGCTTGTGGAGACTGGACTGCCAGCTAGCTTCTGGGGTGAGGCTGCTAAATACATTGCCTTCTCTCGCAACTGCTCCTTTGACTCCAACAATGGAATTCCCTTTGAACGCTGGTATGGCAAGAAACTGTTGTTCACTCAACTTCACGCATTTGGAGAAAAGATTTTCTTTAGGGATTAtaccaacaccaacaaaTTGAAGCCTCGCTATCGACAAGGAAGGTTTATGGGGTATGCCAGTGATAGCAGCACTTCCAGTTATCGAAttctggatgatgaagacaagaagatcaaggtgTCAAGGGATACCATTTTGCCAAAGAAGCTGGACATTCCTCATTCCAAGATGCCAGCAAGGGGGAGTATTCTTAGGCTGGAGGAGTGGGATGACAACAAGAACAGAGACACATCAACACATGCTCAAGATCCATTGGCAGAAATACCTGACAGAATCATCCCTGCCCCCATGGAAGTGAATCCTCAGGATGAAGTAAGACCTAGAGCAGTTCCAGCTGAGCATCAATCACCCATGGAGCTTCTTCGTAGGCTGGCAAGGTATGACACTGGAATACAGCAACAACCTGAggcatcaccatcatccaatgCATCAGAAGAGACAAACAGTGATGTTTCATCCATTGATCCTCTTGCCCTGACTGACAATCCAGAGACCTGGGGTACTATCGCAACAGCTCTGAATGCTATGGCAATCAACACACCCAATACCTACAGAGAAGCTATTCAGTCAGGCGAGGGGGAGCAGTGGCATCAGGCtatgatggaagaattggaaaagatggagaagtataat GCAAGATGGGTTTATACCAGGAAGATTGATGGGACAACAGGGAAACCAGCAGCATACAAGGCAAGATGGGTTGCCAAAGGATTTTCTCAAAAGGCTGGAATTGATTACAATGAGGTCTTCTCTGCTGTTGCCCACAAAGACTCGATTAGGGTATTCCTCTCTCTGGTCAACCATCTTGACATGGAATGTGACCAGGTGGATATCAAGGCAGCCTTTCTCAATGGCGATCTCGAAGAAACCATCTATCTTGAAGCACCAGAAGGAAGCGACATCccagcaaacaagatcctACTCTTGAACAAGTCACTCTATGGGTTGCGACAGTCACCAAGATGTTTCAACAAAGCACTTGATCAGTGGTTAAAGTCTCAAGGGCTGAAGCCAACCAGAGCTGACCCCTGCTTCTATGTTCGACGTTGTGAGGGGGAATTGCTCATGCTCTCTGTCCATGTGGATGATCAGCTCATTGCCTGCAATTCAAGAAAGACATTGGACGAATTCAAGCAGGCACTTAACAGCAAATTTGAGTGCTCTGACTCTGGGCCTGCTGGCTACTTCCTGGGCATCAATATATACCGGGACAGGCCACAGAAGAAACTCTATCTCTCCCAGGAGCATTATATGGAGTCCCTGCTTGACCGCTTTGACATGTCCAATTGCAATCCAGCAAAgacgcctcttccttcaggctTCAAACCGATTCCAGCAACAGATCAAGAGCATGAGCTAGCACAACATCGACCATATCCAAAGCTAGTGGGCTCTATTCTCTATGCAGCAACAGTGACACGGCCAGATCTAGCCCATGCAGCAAGTGTTCTGTCAagattcatcagcaaatgGAATGAGTCCCATTGGCTTGCAGCGAAACATTGTCTGAGGTATATCAGAGGCACTTCAGATCTTTCATTGACCTTTGATGCCCACTCAAGCAAGCGAGTTGCACTGGGATACGTTGATGCAGATTGGGGAGGAGACCTTGACACAAGGAGGTCCACCACTGGTTATGTTTTCAAGATATATGGAGGTGTAGTTGGCTGGAAGTCAAAGAGGCAACCTACTGTGGCTCTCTCAACCACAGAGGCCGAATACATGGCCTCCGCTGATGCAGCAAAGCAGGCTATTTGGCTAAGGCTGCTCTTGGATGATATAGGACTTGGCCTGGGTGATCAGCCACTCCAGCTGCTCAATGACAATGCTGGGGCCATTGCCTTGTCAAAGAATCCAGTGAACCATGAAAAGTCTAAACACATTGATATGAGGCATCATTTCATTcgagagaaggttgaggataAGGCTATCTCACTTGCCCATGTCCCATCAGTGGAAAACATTGCTGATCTTCTGACAAAGAGCCTTCCAGCTGAAGCTTTTGTCAAGTTGTGCCATCTCCTTGGAATGCAGAGGTTGGATCAAGGGGGAGTGTCAGAAtga
- a CDS encoding hypothetical protein (HMMPfam hit to Yip1, Yip1 domain, score: 76.9, E(): 5e-20): MAQQGYAIVDVDEDQPGPSHGSDLEFQTFLPSQTDGGLSSTPSPPDVPFSPFNLTYYQTYFDVDTNTVLKRVGMAMIPRPGFIIEVCEGQIDMYGSFWTLTTLILTLYTTSTLTTSIAQYMSSSHASSNLPLLSTATSAIYIYGLLVPSLLWSATKWLGVGEWGIAEALGIYGYAMSIFIPLSLLCLIPVGILRWVLIGLGGITSGFFLTGNIYPVLAASDNKFARLLIIAVAVMHAVMAFMIKILFFGA, from the exons ATGGCCCAACAAGGATACGCCATAGTCGACGTTGACGAGGAT CAACCAGGACCATCCCACGGTTCTGATCTTGAATTCCAAA cctttcttccatcccagACCGACGGAGGACTTTCTTCTactccatcacctccaGATGTTCCTTTCAGTCCTTTTAATTTGACATACTATCAA ACATATTTTGATGTCGATACAAACACAGTCCTGAAACGTGTAGGGATGGCTATGATCCCTCGTCCTGGGTTCATAATTGAAGTCTGTGAGGGACAGATTGACATGTATG GCTCTTTCTGGACCTTGACAACCCTCATTCTCACATTGTACACCACCTCCACTCTGACAACCTCCATTGCCCAATACATGAGCTCTTCACATGCTAGTTCAAATCTTCCCTTGCTATCCACCGCGACTTCGGCAATTTATATCTATGGTTTACTTGTGCCTTCCTTGCTCTGGAGCGCTACGAAGTGGTTGGGTGTTGGAGAATGGGGCATTGCCGAAGCTTTGGGAATTTATGGATATGCAATGAGTATTTTTATCCCTCTGAGCCTCCTATGCTTGATACCAGTTGGTATTTTGAGATGGGTGTTAATTGGGTTAGGTGGCATTACTTCAGGGTTCTTTTT AACTGGAAATATATATCCTGTGCTTGCTGCA TCTGATAATAAGTTTGCTCGCCTTCTCATTATTGCTGTCGCTGTGATGCACGCAGTCATGGCTTTCATGATCAAGATTCTCTTCTTTGG GGCATGA
- a CDS encoding hypothetical protein (Match to ESTs gb|CF189103.1|CF189103, gb|CF189102.1|CF189102; HMMPfam hit to Ras, Ras family, score: 275.8, E(): 6.9e-80) yields MSNPQTPSSADFSSASTPLKKFKLVFLGEQSVGKTSLITRFMYDTFDNTYQATIGIDFLSKTMYLEDRTVRLQLWDTAGQERFRSLIPSYIRDSSVAVIVYDITNRTSFQNTSKWVDDVRNERGQDVIIVLVGNKTDLNDKRQVTPEDLDKRAKELGVMSIETSAKAGHNVKTLFKKIAMALPGGSEAKDNGTTKIDVSSSPQEVPQASGCSC; encoded by the exons ATGTCGAATCCCCAGACCCCTTCCAGCGCCGACTTCTCCTCTGCCAGTACACCTCTCAAGAAGTTTAAATTGGTGTTCCTTGGGGAGCAGAGTGTAGGAAAGACAAGTTTAATTACCCGATTC ATGTACGATACCTTTGATAACACGTACCAAGCAACAATTG GTATCGACTTCTTGTCGAAGACCATGTATCTGGAAGATCGCACGGTACGATTGCAACTGTGGGATACAG CTGG ACAA GAACGATTCCGATCCCTCATCCCATCCTACATTCGAGACTCCTCAGTCGCGGTCATTGTGTACGACATCACTA ACCGGACATCTTTCCAAAATACTTCAAAGTGGGTCGATGATGTGCGAAATGAGCGAGGGCAGGACGTTATAATTGTGCTTGTGGGGAACAAGACAGATTTGAATGACAAGCG TCAAGTTACCCCTGAAGATCTTGACAAACGGGCGAAAGAACTCGGTGTGATGTCAATTGAAACCTCTGCCAAAGCCGGCCATAATGTCAAGACACTATTTAAGAAGATTGCCATGGCTCTTCCCGGGGGAAGTGAAGCAAAGGACAACGGCACGACAA AAATCGACgtttcatcctctcctcaaGAAGTCCCTCAGGCCTCTGGCTGTTCATGTTAG
- a CDS encoding hypothetical protein (HMMPfam hit to Epimerase, NAD dependent epimerase/dehydratase family, score: 325.9, E(): 5.7e-95), which produces MTQTSSSSVSVPGEPLKNVLVTGGLGYIGSHVVLSLLMSGRYLPIVIDNAHNAYPQALERCNQIAQSEVGPHAPKPIYHQCDIRNAEEINKVFKQYQSKGGIWAVIHLAALKAVGESSEIPLDYYEVNVGGSISLLKIMQQSQTNNLVFSSSATVYGTPAVIPIPETSEIIPESVYGRTKAITEEVIRDVCRAGAATADNQGLKAISVRYFNPAGAHPSGKLGEEPKGRPGNLLPILAQIAVGRLSSDLKVFGNDYPTRDGTCLRDYLHIMDLAEGHLLALDALAKSEIKTQSSGIFQSIDTKKEGYFRAFNLGRGKGITVLEMINEMKVATGYGYQCEIVERRSGDVPDLTADPRLAQEELGFIARRGLQEMCQDLWRFQSSNVNGYSS; this is translated from the exons ATGACCCAAacgtcatcatcaagcGTATCTGTCCCTGGAGAGCCTCTAAAA AATGTCCTTGTCACCGGTGGACTCGGATACATAGGATCTCACGTtgtcctctcccttctgATGTCTGGTCGCTACCTGCCTATTGTCATTGACAACGCGCACAACGCATACCCTCAAGCTCTCGAGCGCTGCAATCAAATAGCCCAAAGCGAAGTAGG CCCACATGCTCCCAAACCCATTTACCACCAATGCGATATTCGTAACGCGGAAGAGATCAACAAGGTGTTCAAGCAATATCAGTCAAAAGGCGGAATATGGGCGGTAATCCACCTAGCCGCACTCAAAGCAGTGGGAGAGTCGAGTGAGATTCCGTTAGATTATTACGAGGTCAACGTTGGGGGTTCAATCTCGCTACTGAAG ATTATGCAACAATCCCAAACCAACAACCTCGTCTTCTCGTCATCCGCTACCGTCTACGGCACCCCTGCAGTGATTCCAATCCCCGAGACCTCCGAGATCATACCTGAATCCGTGTACGGGCGTACCAAGGCGATCACAGAGGAAGTGATCCGGGACGTCTGCCGGGCTGGCGCAGCCACGGCTGACAATCAAGGTCTCAAAGCGATAAGCGTGAGGTATTTCAA CCCAGCTGGGGCTCATCCGTCCGGCAAGCTAGGAGAAGAGCCCAAGGGCCGCCCAGGCAACCTCCTCCCAATTCTAGCTCAGATCGCTGTGGGGAGATTGTCATCTGATCTCAAGGTTTTCGGGAACGACTACCCTACCAG AGACGGCACATGCCTTCGGGATTATCTTCACATCATGGACCTTGCTGAGGGCCATCTCCTCGCCCTTGACGCTCTCGCCAAGTCGGAAATCAAAACTCAAAGCTCAGGTATCTTCCAATCGATTGATACAAAAAAGGAGGGGTATTTCCGCGCATTTAACCTCGGAAGGGGTAAGGGCATCACCGTTCTTGAGATGATCAACGAGATGAAAGTTGCAACAGGATATGGGTACCAGTGCGAAATCGTGGAACGAAG ATCCGGTGATGTTCCGGACTTGACAGCCGACCCTCGACTAGCGCAAGAAGAGCTTGGATTCATCGCGCGCAGAGGTCTGCAGGAGATGTGTCAAGATCTTTGGCGATTCCAGTCGAGCAACGTTAACGGATATTCGTCTTGA
- a CDS encoding hypothetical protein (HMMPfam hit to GHMP_kinases, GHMP kinases putative ATP-binding protein, score: 90.9, E(): 3.1e-24), whose protein sequence is MLKMGSEELRPIPAFHNLSEIYNTEETLERERQRWSALVQSFVEEFGGQPNYIIRAPGRVNVLGEHIDYSLFPVLPAAIEQDIIVGIRPTATFPNKISVDLANAVKSYPNAELQLARDQELWSLKVPLPSKAKGWERYVVAVLLECLERFAEQLQDGAAGMEVMVSGTVPEGAGLSSSAAFVVGIIVAFLVANGLQEGVSRVQVVDIAMAAEHRLGLKSGGMDQAASILSVPNSLLHLSFYPSLKPAILPLPSSLTLVITNSMAPHSLADSAPDRYNLRVVENLCATRILLHTFGADAGVLSTTQRGSTGRLWLREALEHWAEDAHMVEETVYRNLLARIVGVLGKEGRDKNGWTKNQMIEESGMTAEDFEATFLAFIPIRATRFYLLQRVQHTLEESLRVCSFKRLCEASVATSDNRVSETGLVKELGALITASHVSMRDLYEATVPEVDDLQALCLQCGSLGSRQTGGGWGGAVISLLPSNRASDFLREVRNMYSLYRGLSVDELDKAAFITVPGSGAGFYPLMEGCKIV, encoded by the exons ATGCTCAAAATGGGTTCGGAGGAGCTACGACCTATTCCTGCTTTCCACAATCTCAGCGAGATTTATAACACAGAGGAGACTCTTGAGCGGGAGAG GCAAAGGTGGAGCGCCCTAGTTCAAAGTTTTGTAGAAGAGTTTGGCGGGCAACCGAACTATATTATTCGAGCACCGGGCAGAGTGAATGTGTTAGGAGAGCATATAGATTACTCTCTCTTT CCTGTACTGCCCGCGGCAATCGAACAGGATATTATCGTTGGGATTCGCCCGACTGCAACGTTTCCAAACAAGATCTCCGTTGACCTCGCCAATGCCGTCAAGTCGTATCCAAACGCTGAGCTCCAGCTTGCTCGTGATCAAGAATTGTGGTCATTAAAGGTACCGCTTCCAAGCAAGGCGAAAGGGTGGGAGCGATACGTTGTCGCTGTTTTATTAGAGTGTTTGGAGAGGTTTGCGGAGCAATTGCAAGACGGAGCTGCGGGCATGGAAGTCATGGTCTCTGGTACGGTGCCTGAAGGAGCTGGGCTGAGT AGCTCGGCGGCTTTTGTTGTCGGCATCATCGTGGCATTCCTTGTCGCCAATGGTTTACAGGAAGGAGTGAGCAGGGTGCAAGTTGTGGATATCGCCATGGCCGCAGAACACCGCTTGGGGCTCAAAAGCGGTGGTATGGAC CAAGCCGCTTCTATCCTTTCTGTCCCCAACAGCTTGctccatctttccttttaTCCGTCTCTCAAACCCGCAatacttcctcttccttcgtcACTCACATTAGTCATTACCAACTCGATGGCACCTCACTCTCTAGCCGATTCTGCTCCAGACCGCTACAATCTTCGAGTCGTTGAAAATCTTTGCGCTACCCGTATCCTGCTTCACACCTTTGGTGCGGATGCGGGTGTTCTCTCCACGACGCAGCGAGGATCTACCGGTCGACTTTGGCTTCGTGAGGCGCTTGAACATTGGGCAGAGGATGCTCACATGGTTGAGGAAACTGTTTATCGGAATCTGCTCGCTCGTATTGTAGGAGTCCTTGGCAAAGAAGGTCGCGACAAGAATGGTTGGACCAAAAATCAGATGATTGAAGAAAGCGGTATGACAGCAGAAGACTTTGAGGCGACGTTCTTGGCGTTCATTCCTA TCCGTGCCACACGGTTCTACCTGTTGCAGCGGGTACAGCATACGCTTGAAGAGTCACTTCGGGTCTGCAGCTTCAAAAGGCTTTGCGAGGCGTCGGTGGCCACATCTGACAACAGAGTCAGCGAAACCGGTCTTGTCAAAGAATTAGGCGCGTTGATCACCGCTTCTCACGTATCAATGAGAGATCTTTACGAGGCCACCGTGCCAGAAGTGGACGACCTTCAAGCACTTTGCTTGCAATGCGGGTCGTTAGGATCGCGTCAGACAG GCGGTGGATGGGGAGGCGCCGTgatttctcttctcccgtCGAATCGGGCTAGTGATTTCCTCAGAGAAGTCAGGAATATGTATAGCCTTTATAGGGGTCTTTCAGTAGATGAGTTAGACAAGGCTGCGTTTATAACCGTTCCAGGATCAGGCGCTGGCT TCTATCCATTGATGGAAGGCTGCAAGATAGTGTAG
- a CDS encoding hypothetical protein (Match to ESTs gb|CF191203.1|CF191203, gb|CF191202.1|CF191202, gb|CF188457.1|CF188457; HMMPfam hit to GalP_UDP_tr_C, Galactose-1-phosphate uridyl transferase, C-terminal domain, score: 347.5, E(): 1.8e-101; HMMPfam hit to GalP_UDP_transf, Galactose-1-phosphate uridyl transferase, N-terminal domain, score: 385.4, E(): 6.9e-113): MTATHTHSNGSNDFTPVSINDHVHRRFNPLLGKHVLVSPHRSLRPWNGQKETPAIPVETPHDSKCYLCPGNKRTTGQHNPDYKGIYVFENDFPALLPDPLAVGTNKISDDPLFQSEPVRGRCKVICFHPRHDLTMAAMRISEINHVLDGWKDVYAEEGKIMQEESSDGCVQIFENRGAMMGCSAPHPHGQVWTTSFVPDEPATEIENFVRYASGRSGSHMLLDYALREVKARERVVTLHESGWVAVVPYWAAWPFEILLMPYKRHIPSILQLTAEEQTGLATILKDVLSRYDNLFSCPFPYSMGLHQSPLPPTDPTSNSAQVHFHFYPPLLRSATVRKFMVGFELLGEAQRDIVPEQAAVRLRESLPHKRATLSNDKPYNP; the protein is encoded by the exons ATGACGGCGACTCATACCCATAGCAATGGTTCCAACGATTTCACACCTGTGTCCATAAATGATCACGTTCACCGGCGCT TCAACCCTCTCCTTGGCAAGCATGTTCTAGTCTCCCCACATAGATCGCTGAGACCATGGAAC GGCCAGAAGGAAACCCCTGCTATCCCCGTTGAAACCCCTCACGACTCTAAATGCTACTTGTGTCCTGGTAATAAACGCACGACCGGGCAACACAATCCTGATTATAAGGGTATTTAT GTCTTCGAGAACGACTTTCCAGCGTTGCTTCCCGATCCTCTGGCTGTTGGGACCAACAAGATCTCCGATGATCCATTATTCCAGTCTGAACCAGTCAGAGGACGGTGCAAGGTGATTTGTTTCCATCCCCGGCATGACCTGACCATGGCAGCTATGAGGATTTCAGAGATCAATCATGTTTTGGACGGGTGGAAAGACGTTTAtgcggaggaagggaagatcATGCAAGAGGAGAGTTCAGACGGCTGTGTGCAAATCTTTGAG AACCGAGGCGCAATGATGGGTTGTTCCGCACCGCATCCTCATGGTCAAGTGTGGACCACTTCATT TGTTCCCGATGAACCCGCTACCGAAATCGAGAACTTTGTTCGCTATGCCTCAGGTCGTTCCGGGTCTCATATGCTGTTGGACTATGCTCTTCGCGAAGTAAAGGCTAGAGAGAGAGTCGTAACGTTGCACGAAAGCGGCTGGGTCGCAGTAGTGCCATACTGGGCTGCGTGGCCATTTGAAATCCTGC TCATGCCTTACAAACGCCATATCCCATCGATCTTACAACTGACAGCGGAGGAACAAACTGGATTAGCGACGATCTTGAAAGATGTACTGAGTCGCTATGACAATCTGTTCTC ATGTCCTTTCCCTTATTCCATGGGTTTGCACCAGTCTCCTCTGCCTCCGACAGACCCGACATCAAACTCCGCCCAAGTTCATTTCCATTTCTACCCACCTCTCCTCCGAAGCGCAACAGTGAGAAAGTTCATGGTCGGATTCGAGCTCTTAGGGGAGGCGCAG CGAGATATTGTACCGGAACAAGCGGCTGTTCGTCTGCGAGAGTCCCTTCCTCATAAACGTGCAACACTTTCAAACGACAAGCCATACAATCCCTAA